One window of the Niallia circulans genome contains the following:
- a CDS encoding terminase large subunit produces the protein MMTLLERVFKYCDNIINGKIKACKKHIWAIKRFLRDYEDCQKDDSLFYFDEEVLDDFYWFAKEYRHVEGVLAGESIELVDFQLFLSANILCFKKRRNGARKIRKVYIQLARKNAKSQFLAILSGYITFFGDEKQRVFIAGWLKEQSEEVYEAIRTGIASSELLEGKWKEAYHKIEILRNKSVIIPLSKEARKSGDGKNPSVGIVDEYHRHDTSEIYDVLSSGMVARKEPLMVIITTAGFNLSSPCYKEYEYVSKILDPDMPQENDEYFAIICELEKDDEGNLVDDIKDESNWIKANPIVATYEEGITAIKSELRVALEQPEKMRSFMTKNMDVWLDSKPRGYMKMDKWKLAKVEPFELKQYPLYLGLDLASTTDLASLGKVFKLPDKYALKQHSFIPEDKLQERMNTDNVPFDTWRRQGYLTATPGSVVDYSYIEQYILNLREEGYNIVEIAYDQWNASHLVQILENHGFTMVQMPQGLRHLSFPTKELRSGIYRKSVVHFDDPLLRWAMSNAVTKMDAQENIMLDKEKSIERIDPAAATVNGFARAIVGQVADLSAHFLNNWRI, from the coding sequence ATTATGACATTGTTAGAAAGAGTCTTTAAGTATTGTGATAATATCATTAACGGAAAAATCAAAGCATGCAAAAAACACATTTGGGCTATTAAACGCTTCTTGAGGGATTATGAAGATTGTCAAAAAGATGACAGTCTTTTTTATTTTGATGAGGAAGTACTTGATGATTTTTACTGGTTTGCAAAAGAGTACAGACATGTAGAGGGTGTTTTGGCTGGTGAATCTATTGAACTAGTTGATTTTCAGCTTTTTTTATCGGCTAATATTCTTTGTTTTAAGAAAAGGCGTAATGGTGCTCGTAAGATTAGAAAAGTATATATTCAGTTAGCACGTAAGAATGCTAAATCTCAATTCTTGGCTATATTATCAGGATATATAACTTTCTTCGGTGACGAAAAGCAACGTGTATTTATAGCAGGTTGGTTAAAAGAACAATCAGAGGAAGTTTATGAAGCGATAAGAACAGGAATTGCTTCAAGTGAGTTGCTCGAAGGAAAATGGAAAGAAGCCTATCACAAAATAGAAATTTTACGAAATAAATCAGTTATTATTCCATTGTCAAAAGAAGCACGAAAAAGTGGAGATGGTAAAAACCCATCAGTAGGAATTGTGGATGAGTACCATCGACATGACACCAGTGAAATATATGATGTATTATCTTCCGGGATGGTTGCCCGTAAAGAACCGTTAATGGTCATAATTACTACAGCGGGATTTAATCTTTCGTCTCCTTGTTATAAGGAATATGAGTATGTAAGTAAAATTTTAGACCCGGATATGCCGCAAGAAAATGACGAGTATTTTGCAATTATTTGTGAACTAGAAAAGGATGATGAAGGAAATTTAGTAGATGATATCAAAGATGAATCTAATTGGATAAAAGCTAACCCTATTGTTGCTACCTATGAAGAAGGGATTACTGCTATTAAATCAGAATTAAGAGTAGCTCTAGAACAACCAGAAAAAATGAGAAGTTTTATGACTAAAAATATGGACGTATGGCTTGATTCAAAACCTAGAGGCTATATGAAAATGGACAAATGGAAATTAGCAAAAGTAGAACCATTTGAATTAAAACAATATCCACTTTATTTAGGGTTAGACTTAGCCAGCACAACAGACTTAGCAAGTTTAGGAAAAGTATTTAAACTTCCAGATAAATATGCATTGAAACAACATTCGTTTATTCCAGAAGATAAACTTCAAGAAAGAATGAATACTGATAATGTTCCTTTTGATACTTGGAGAAGACAGGGTTATTTAACTGCTACTCCTGGAAGCGTAGTTGATTATAGTTATATTGAACAATATATTTTGAATCTAAGAGAAGAAGGTTATAACATAGTAGAAATCGCATATGACCAATGGAATGCTTCACATTTGGTTCAAATTTTAGAAAATCATGGGTTTACTATGGTGCAAATGCCACAGGGGTTAAGACATCTATCGTTTCCAACAAAAGAATTAAGAAGTGGGATTTATAGAAAAAGCGTTGTTCATTTTGATGACCCCTTATTACGGTGGGCAATGAGTAACGCAGTAACTAAAATGGATGCACAGGAAAATATTATGTTAGATAAAGAGAAATCAATTGAAAGAATTGATCCGGCTGCTGCAACAGTAAATGGATTTGCACGAGCGATCGTTGGGCAAGTTGCCGATCTAAGCGCCCACTTCTTAAATAATTGGAGGATATAG
- a CDS encoding HNH endonuclease — protein sequence MSSILKCIKKWLRTMPRKPMRPCAEIGCGNLTEKTYCKTHQKIGEENRRKSTQIYNRYGRDSGIAAFYKSKEWKQMRALAFERDNGLCQRCSKEGILKPANVVHHIVEVKDDWNQRLSLSNLESLCHSCHNAHHKTGPRR from the coding sequence ATGAGCAGTATCTTAAAGTGTATAAAGAAGTGGTTGAGAACAATGCCTAGAAAACCTATGAGACCTTGTGCAGAGATTGGCTGTGGAAATCTAACAGAGAAAACCTACTGCAAAACCCACCAGAAAATTGGTGAGGAAAACCGTAGGAAATCCACACAAATCTATAACAGATATGGCAGGGATTCAGGGATAGCTGCTTTCTATAAATCTAAAGAATGGAAGCAGATGCGTGCTCTAGCATTTGAGCGAGACAATGGACTGTGCCAAAGATGTTCTAAGGAAGGAATTTTAAAACCTGCTAACGTTGTTCATCACATTGTGGAAGTAAAGGACGATTGGAATCAACGATTATCGTTATCAAACCTTGAATCTTTGTGCCATTCATGTCATAACGCACATCATAAAACAGGCCCCCGGCGTTAA
- a CDS encoding head maturation protease, ClpP-related: MKNKKKSLMTVKNLTSSSADLYIYGEIVNNTDWKWDESDVMPEDVLNALNQINNLSEVNIYINSPGGSVFAGLAIYNMLSRNKAKKIVHVDGVAASIASIIALAGDEINIPSNAFMMIHKPLVGMYGNATDLRKAADDLDALEEGLMNVYTENLVEGVEADTIRDMLQNETWLNGNEVAKYFNVKVTEAKNYAASAVDYLNKYEKTPKILIRKEETQKNETFDKIKFQNELDLLAL, translated from the coding sequence ATGAAGAATAAGAAAAAGTCGCTTATGACGGTGAAAAACCTCACTTCATCATCAGCTGACCTTTATATTTACGGTGAAATAGTAAATAATACGGATTGGAAATGGGATGAATCAGATGTAATGCCAGAAGATGTATTAAATGCATTGAATCAGATTAATAATCTAAGCGAAGTTAATATATACATCAATAGTCCAGGAGGTTCTGTTTTTGCTGGTCTTGCTATTTACAACATGTTAAGTCGTAACAAGGCTAAGAAAATAGTTCATGTGGATGGCGTAGCGGCTTCTATTGCGTCTATTATTGCTTTGGCAGGGGATGAAATTAATATACCATCAAATGCCTTTATGATGATTCATAAACCACTTGTAGGAATGTATGGAAATGCTACCGACTTAAGAAAGGCTGCAGATGATTTAGATGCACTTGAAGAAGGTTTAATGAATGTTTATACAGAAAATCTTGTGGAAGGTGTAGAAGCTGATACTATCCGTGACATGCTTCAAAATGAAACGTGGCTAAATGGTAATGAAGTAGCTAAATACTTTAATGTAAAGGTTACAGAAGCCAAAAATTATGCTGCTTCTGCGGTGGATTATTTAAACAAATATGAAAAAACACCTAAAATACTTATCAGAAAAGAAGAAACACAAAAAAATGAGACTTTTGACAAAATAAAATTTCAAAACGAGCTGGACCTACTTGCATTGTAA
- a CDS encoding phage portal protein, with protein sequence MIFRNALAAKNETTDLKDPAPWFLKMFGHQASSGETVTVNSALGVPAVYACVNILANGIATLPFQMYKKTSTGRVREKNHIVSRLLEKRPNPYQSPFKFKHLIETHRNLWGNAYINISWGADGRPKALWLLNPSVTEPVVDIPTNTLWYHTVLPNGENVKIGYGDIIHLTTLSTDGIKGKSPIQVVRETIGSSQASQKFKGKFFKNGVSTNGFLKIPGMLNPDAKDVVRSEWEKANTGINNAQRIAILDAGLDYQSISMPLKDAQFVESMKFDKTEIATFYNIPLHMVNELERATHSNIEQQAIDFIRNVLSPIYTQYQEEFSYQLFSEKEQLRYYLKFNLEALLRADKKTQAEFYAIMLDKGVFSINKVLELEDMDGIEGGDKHRVDLNHVSLDIADEYQLAKSGLKGGEGNEE encoded by the coding sequence GTGATTTTTCGAAATGCGCTGGCTGCCAAGAATGAAACTACCGATTTAAAAGATCCTGCCCCTTGGTTTTTGAAGATGTTTGGTCATCAAGCATCTAGTGGTGAAACTGTCACAGTAAATTCGGCTTTAGGTGTTCCGGCTGTTTATGCTTGTGTAAACATTTTAGCGAATGGTATTGCCACATTGCCGTTTCAGATGTACAAAAAGACTTCCACAGGGAGGGTGCGTGAAAAGAACCATATAGTGTCTAGATTATTAGAAAAACGCCCTAATCCTTATCAGAGCCCTTTTAAATTTAAGCATTTGATAGAAACGCATAGAAATTTATGGGGGAATGCTTATATTAACATCAGCTGGGGAGCGGATGGGAGACCAAAAGCATTGTGGCTGCTTAATCCATCAGTAACAGAACCTGTTGTTGATATTCCTACCAATACATTGTGGTATCACACGGTTTTACCAAATGGAGAAAACGTAAAAATTGGTTATGGGGATATTATTCATCTAACCACCCTATCTACAGATGGGATAAAAGGGAAATCTCCTATTCAAGTAGTTAGAGAAACTATTGGTAGTTCACAAGCTTCTCAAAAATTTAAAGGGAAGTTTTTCAAAAACGGAGTATCAACTAATGGCTTTTTGAAGATACCAGGAATGCTTAATCCTGATGCAAAAGATGTTGTTAGGTCAGAGTGGGAAAAAGCTAATACAGGTATTAATAACGCTCAACGAATCGCCATTCTTGATGCAGGACTTGATTATCAAAGTATATCCATGCCATTAAAGGATGCTCAATTTGTAGAAAGTATGAAGTTTGATAAAACAGAGATTGCTACTTTTTATAATATTCCTTTACACATGGTTAATGAATTAGAAAGAGCTACGCATTCAAATATCGAGCAACAGGCGATTGATTTTATTCGTAATGTACTAAGTCCGATTTATACGCAATATCAAGAGGAATTCTCATATCAACTCTTTTCGGAAAAAGAACAATTACGATACTACTTGAAATTTAATCTAGAAGCTCTACTTCGAGCGGACAAAAAGACTCAAGCAGAGTTCTACGCCATTATGCTAGACAAGGGTGTATTTAGCATCAATAAAGTGCTTGAGCTTGAGGATATGGATGGTATTGAGGGTGGAGATAAACACCGTGTGGACCTTAACCATGTGTCTCTCGATATCGCCGATGAGTACCAGCTTGCTAAGTCTGGATTGAAAGGAGGTGAGGGAAATGAAGAATAA
- a CDS encoding helix-turn-helix transcriptional regulator, with translation MELTPDLKALIAEEVLTKPEVLDLLGLSRQSMHSHLKRGNIKPFKESGNTQLFFKEDVMKFKETLEENRKLYRPYDDKASD, from the coding sequence ATGGAACTGACACCTGATTTAAAAGCCTTAATTGCAGAAGAAGTATTAACCAAACCAGAAGTATTAGATTTATTAGGATTATCAAGACAATCTATGCATAGTCACTTAAAAAGGGGGAACATCAAGCCTTTTAAAGAAAGTGGTAATACACAATTATTCTTTAAAGAAGATGTTATGAAGTTTAAGGAAACACTAGAGGAAAATAGAAAGTTGTATAGACCTTATGACGATAAAGCATCTGATTAA
- a CDS encoding phage terminase small subunit P27 family — MAGRPRQPLEVIKGKGRSNHLTKAEMKAREEQENAIRGSTENIEIPSYLTKKQKEEFQKISNELIKLKIFSNLDVDGLARYIDSRSEYIKITKLLRTLKPVEIVDGQRIINDAYTKLQKTKNLLFNECKGAASELGLSITSRLKLVIPKDDKDRKPKTEAEKRFGGRL; from the coding sequence ATGGCAGGGAGACCAAGACAGCCATTAGAGGTAATTAAAGGAAAAGGACGTTCTAATCATCTTACGAAAGCTGAAATGAAGGCTCGGGAAGAACAAGAAAATGCTATTAGAGGTAGTACAGAAAATATAGAAATTCCTTCTTATCTAACAAAAAAACAGAAAGAAGAGTTTCAAAAAATATCGAATGAATTAATTAAATTAAAGATATTTAGCAACTTAGATGTGGACGGACTGGCTCGGTATATCGATAGTAGGAGTGAATATATAAAAATAACAAAGTTGTTAAGAACCTTAAAACCAGTTGAAATTGTAGATGGACAAAGGATTATAAACGATGCATATACAAAATTGCAGAAAACGAAAAATTTACTTTTTAATGAATGCAAAGGAGCAGCAAGTGAACTTGGTTTGTCCATTACATCTCGTTTAAAACTTGTGATACCTAAAGATGATAAAGATCGCAAACCTAAAACAGAAGCCGAGAAACGTTTTGGTGGTCGATTATGA
- a CDS encoding RCC1 domain-containing protein has protein sequence MKKILMIISAVTIVIFSVSIYAFNGSKVEAATVGQKLTAPEEGWQRYDDLDSLIEYDGGSAAWTANYKDPSETAQYKGSAHGALKGKNSKVTFAFEGSKFSLIITTAKTYTNSITVKVDGKEIGIMNAQVSATSSDKVTTQIVGFTKSGLEKTKHLVEIQVKKEGNSEGYFDYRLDAIDIDSDGKLIPISEYQPAQSNIYVGNDAMYQLDKNGDLYTWGSNNYGQLGLGDTSSRSISKSEKVSISEKVTDIVIGERFVIALGESGKVYGWGDNTGKLLSDDGGIITSPVMIKEGIGAIFKAE, from the coding sequence ATGAAAAAGATATTAATGATTATTTCCGCAGTAACAATTGTAATTTTTAGTGTATCCATCTATGCGTTTAATGGTAGTAAAGTTGAAGCTGCTACTGTTGGTCAAAAATTAACAGCACCTGAAGAAGGTTGGCAACGGTATGATGATTTGGATTCTTTAATAGAGTACGATGGTGGTTCAGCTGCATGGACAGCCAATTATAAAGATCCTAGTGAAACTGCTCAGTATAAAGGGAGTGCTCATGGAGCATTAAAAGGGAAAAACTCAAAAGTAACATTTGCGTTTGAGGGGTCAAAATTTTCTTTAATTATAACTACAGCCAAAACTTATACAAATTCAATAACTGTTAAAGTTGATGGAAAAGAAATTGGTATTATGAATGCTCAAGTTTCAGCAACCTCGTCTGATAAAGTAACTACACAGATTGTTGGATTTACTAAAAGTGGATTAGAGAAAACAAAACATTTAGTAGAAATTCAAGTGAAAAAAGAGGGGAATTCTGAAGGTTATTTTGATTACCGTTTAGATGCCATAGATATTGATAGTGACGGAAAATTAATTCCAATTAGTGAGTATCAACCAGCACAATCTAATATATATGTTGGTAATGATGCAATGTATCAATTAGATAAGAATGGTGATTTATATACTTGGGGTAGTAACAATTATGGACAACTCGGATTAGGTGATACATCAAGTAGGTCCATTTCTAAATCAGAGAAAGTTTCCATATCAGAGAAAGTTACCGATATAGTTATTGGAGAACGTTTCGTGATTGCACTAGGTGAAAGTGGAAAGGTATATGGTTGGGGAGATAATACAGGAAAGTTATTAAGTGACGATGGTGGAATTATAACTTCACCTGTTATGATAAAAGAAGGAATTGGAGCAATATTTAAAGCTGAATAG